One region of bacterium genomic DNA includes:
- a CDS encoding bifunctional DNA-formamidopyrimidine glycosylase/DNA-(apurinic or apyrimidinic site) lyase, with the protein MPELPEVESTVLSLKQEIVSKTIIGVKATWPRMIEPYSIKNLRKQLTGLRVDAVSRRAKCIIISLADNDKPLPLALLVHLRMSGRLQVADSSRSPHPHSRVILCFADGSECRFIDPRKFGRFTLLSQEGLEQKLNQYGPEPLQSSFRAKNFYQALQSKKRSLKPLLLDQQFIAGIGNIYADESLWEAGIHPLRAADSLSFDEAKQLLKAIKRILRSAIRLNGTDFGDGVVHNGRFKPRVYGQNGKQCKRCGKELERLVVAQRGTVVCNTCQR; encoded by the coding sequence ATGCCTGAGTTGCCAGAGGTTGAATCGACCGTTCTTTCACTGAAACAAGAGATCGTTTCGAAGACAATTATCGGGGTCAAAGCTACGTGGCCTCGTATGATAGAGCCATATTCAATCAAGAACTTGAGAAAACAGCTAACGGGATTGAGAGTAGACGCGGTATCACGGCGGGCAAAGTGTATAATCATATCCCTTGCAGATAATGATAAACCTCTACCCCTCGCCCTCTTAGTCCATCTTCGCATGAGTGGAAGATTACAGGTTGCTGACTCCAGTAGGTCTCCACATCCGCATTCAAGAGTCATCCTCTGTTTTGCCGATGGAAGCGAGTGTCGATTTATAGACCCCAGAAAATTTGGTCGGTTTACACTCCTTTCCCAAGAAGGGCTCGAGCAGAAGTTGAACCAGTACGGACCAGAACCACTCCAGTCAAGTTTTAGAGCAAAGAATTTCTACCAAGCGCTCCAGAGCAAGAAAAGGAGTCTTAAACCTTTACTGCTTGACCAACAATTCATTGCCGGAATTGGTAATATCTATGCGGATGAATCGCTTTGGGAAGCTGGAATTCATCCCCTTCGTGCGGCAGATAGCCTTTCTTTTGATGAGGCAAAACAGCTCTTAAAAGCAATTAAGAGAATCTTAAGGAGTGCTATTCGTCTTAATGGAACCGATTTTGGAGATGGAGTGGTTCATAATGGCCGTTTTAAACCGCGGGTATATGGTCAGAACGGAAAGCAATGTAAGAGGTGTGGGAAGGAATTAGAACGTTTGGTAGTTGCCCAACGGGGAACAGTCGTTTGTAATACATGCCAGAGATAA
- a CDS encoding OsmC family peroxiredoxin, with amino-acid sequence MHGVYSGNKRVEITHEQSGTTLITDAPKDNHGEGQSFSPTDLCAVSLASCILTTIAIKMEEKEEVNLSNSFFSVEKIMSSDPRMIGSIVIEIHLPATFDQKQRVIAERVGRACPVHRSLAAEVEQQVRFLFDVE; translated from the coding sequence ATGCATGGGGTATACAGCGGTAATAAGCGTGTAGAGATCACACATGAGCAGTCTGGGACAACGCTGATCACCGATGCTCCAAAAGACAATCACGGTGAAGGGCAGAGCTTTTCGCCTACGGACCTCTGCGCGGTGTCACTAGCGAGCTGCATTCTAACAACCATCGCGATTAAGATGGAAGAAAAGGAAGAGGTCAATCTTTCAAACTCCTTTTTCTCTGTAGAGAAAATCATGAGTAGTGACCCTCGGATGATAGGAAGCATCGTCATAGAGATACACTTGCCTGCTACATTCGATCAGAAGCAAAGAGTCATTGCTGAACGGGTGGGAAGGGCCTGCCCCGTTCACCGTTCGTTAGCTGCTGAAGTAGAACAGCAGGTGAGATTTCTATTTGATGTTGAGTAA
- the selU gene encoding tRNA 2-selenouridine(34) synthase MnmH, with protein MNNTQELIAPFDALLAASAGGVFLDVRSPGESTAAPLPCGVNAGILSNIERDTVGRIYKQRGSEEAIRYGNWFVQGKRKATLIDKWISLIQKDNITGIYCARGGLRSQITQQWLSESGTALPRVKGGYKALRQELIAYAHNPQLSLPLLALTGHTGCGKTRLIHTLSSHHRTIDLEDMARHRGSAFGDTYKPQPTQIEFENSLYLSILRETITPLETPILIEDESRMIGKRELPDPFFQRMCHSPRIQLERPMKERIQIILEEYIVEEQERLLGLYRDPEVTCSLLSSNLCEHLKRIARKLGGARFQELTKDIQDACKRQALENSPEYHTGWIHKLLLWYYDPLYEKHLNKISPLIVARAHPDELVASSKSLLTRLLKESSWKRKEPLRGARNGSMMQ; from the coding sequence ATGAATAACACTCAAGAGCTTATTGCACCCTTTGATGCTCTTCTTGCCGCGAGTGCTGGCGGCGTGTTTCTCGATGTGCGGTCACCGGGTGAATCCACAGCAGCCCCTCTCCCTTGCGGTGTAAATGCAGGCATCCTCTCAAATATAGAGCGGGATACTGTCGGAAGAATCTATAAGCAGAGAGGTTCTGAGGAAGCCATACGATATGGGAATTGGTTTGTTCAGGGAAAGCGAAAAGCAACGCTCATAGATAAATGGATATCCCTCATACAGAAGGATAATATCACAGGTATTTACTGTGCTCGGGGCGGCCTTCGTTCTCAGATAACACAACAATGGCTCTCGGAATCAGGAACAGCACTGCCAAGAGTCAAAGGAGGCTACAAAGCGCTTCGTCAAGAACTGATCGCCTATGCCCATAATCCACAACTCTCACTTCCACTGCTAGCACTTACTGGTCATACAGGTTGTGGCAAGACTCGTCTTATTCATACACTTTCTTCTCACCACAGAACCATTGACCTAGAAGATATGGCGAGACACCGAGGTTCTGCTTTTGGAGACACGTATAAACCTCAACCAACACAAATTGAATTTGAAAATAGTCTGTATCTCTCCATTCTCAGAGAAACTATCACGCCTCTTGAAACTCCTATCCTGATTGAGGATGAGAGTCGAATGATTGGAAAACGCGAACTGCCAGATCCTTTCTTTCAACGAATGTGTCACTCACCCCGTATCCAACTTGAACGGCCAATGAAAGAGCGAATACAAATTATACTGGAGGAATATATTGTCGAAGAACAAGAAAGATTACTTGGTCTCTATAGAGACCCAGAGGTAACTTGCTCTCTCCTCTCGAGTAATCTGTGCGAGCACTTAAAGCGTATTGCTCGAAAGCTCGGTGGAGCACGTTTCCAAGAGTTAACAAAGGACATTCAAGACGCCTGCAAGAGGCAGGCATTAGAGAACTCGCCAGAGTACCATACGGGATGGATACACAAACTGCTTCTCTGGTACTACGATCCTTTATATGAAAAGCATCTCAATAAAATTTCTCCTCTTATCGTAGCACGAGCGCATCCGGATGAATTAGTAGCAAGCAGTAAAAGCCTGTTAACCAGATTGTTGAAGGAATCCTCCTGGAAGAGGAAAGAACCCCTCCGCGGGGCTCGAAATGGAAGTATGATGCAATAA
- a CDS encoding Dna2/Cas4 domain-containing protein, translated as MCTHGKCNGCSPPHRGEAMTNWWHSELVQALTQITHIDAHYLLYTMLVISSFVVINDVLRAVKRREHRAGLTTSLALELSVDGSKNRQVRTYISEIQGISGRPDALIIENGFCIPVERKAFGNKVRDRHIAQLLVYMRLIEEFEGKKPPYGYLIIGKSARRVKVYNTPERQAWLSEQINQMKDIVNEKIPAAARPQKTKCAKCKVSDACEQRFIAPVEHTSSSNQKEQLILINSK; from the coding sequence ATGTGCACTCATGGCAAGTGCAACGGTTGCTCTCCTCCTCATCGCGGAGAAGCTATGACTAACTGGTGGCACTCTGAACTTGTTCAAGCACTGACTCAAATCACGCATATTGATGCCCATTATCTGCTCTACACGATGCTCGTTATCTCATCGTTTGTGGTGATTAATGACGTTTTGAGGGCCGTGAAAAGGCGAGAGCATCGTGCTGGACTCACCACCTCACTGGCTCTAGAGCTTAGTGTAGATGGCTCGAAAAATAGGCAAGTTAGGACTTATATTTCGGAAATTCAGGGAATATCTGGAAGACCTGATGCATTAATCATAGAAAACGGATTTTGCATTCCTGTCGAACGGAAAGCGTTTGGGAATAAGGTGCGAGACCGTCACATCGCCCAGTTACTGGTATACATGAGACTTATAGAAGAGTTTGAAGGGAAAAAACCTCCTTACGGGTATCTGATTATTGGAAAGTCTGCAAGGCGAGTAAAAGTATACAATACCCCTGAGAGACAGGCTTGGTTGAGCGAGCAAATCAATCAGATGAAAGACATCGTAAATGAAAAAATTCCTGCCGCTGCAAGACCACAAAAGACCAAATGTGCCAAATGCAAGGTAAGCGATGCCTGTGAACAGCGATTCATAGCCCCAGTTGAACATACCTCGAGTTCAAATCAAAAGGAGCAACTCATTCTGATCAACTCGAAGTAA